One Vibrio tapetis subsp. tapetis DNA segment encodes these proteins:
- a CDS encoding ABC transporter ATP-binding protein: protein MLDQIMRLSGCSMATIGKNIAVTIADAVTMIIPNFCVFFILTEMLAPTPSINNLFFYCGLIVVCLVARLIAVKMTFTTHSEFSSRSGYKMRKDMMRKLTHIPLGSLLSMDLGKLNNTLLKDVEFTEHTLSHVISYVLGIACVLVLLMVGLFIFDWRLALSMLIGFPIAIVMFVVLSRLSQQGKSKLFRTADKLSSAIFEYIMGIRVLRAHGQADGEFLELDDKMKSARDAHLKYEMRASLAPAAFIIFSESGFASLIMFGLYFIGTETLPITVFLLFLLVSMQFYRPLTQLAILLTQFQYFKISMSRIEGVLEQEELEEETETVLKNEGHEVSFNNVHFSYQDAPFFNRMNVTFPERSVTAIVGPSGSGKSTMMSLLARFWDTDEGTITIGGKNVKNMSQTEISEHISMVFQEVYLFDDTIYNNLVMGQEISSSKLEMVCRQAQCWEFIHRFPEGLQTIVGEGGTRLSGGEKQRISIARALIKCAPIVLLDEATSALDANNEMLVQGAISSLVKDKTVIVVAHNLLNVVHADQIVVLANGNIEAIGTHKQLMKSSNVYKTLWNDQLESQGWVA, encoded by the coding sequence GTGCTTGATCAAATAATGCGTTTATCTGGTTGCTCGATGGCAACGATTGGGAAAAATATAGCCGTAACGATAGCTGATGCGGTAACAATGATTATTCCGAATTTTTGTGTGTTCTTTATCCTTACCGAAATGTTGGCTCCAACGCCATCTATAAACAACCTCTTTTTTTATTGTGGTTTAATTGTTGTTTGTTTGGTCGCCCGGCTGATCGCAGTGAAAATGACGTTCACTACGCACAGTGAATTTAGTAGTCGTTCCGGTTACAAAATGCGTAAAGATATGATGAGAAAGCTCACTCACATTCCATTAGGTTCATTACTCTCTATGGATTTAGGAAAGCTCAATAATACTTTATTAAAAGATGTTGAGTTTACAGAGCATACATTATCTCACGTTATTAGTTATGTGCTCGGAATTGCCTGTGTTCTTGTATTGTTAATGGTTGGTCTATTCATATTTGACTGGCGTTTAGCGTTGAGCATGCTGATCGGTTTTCCTATAGCGATCGTTATGTTCGTGGTTTTGTCTCGTTTAAGTCAACAGGGGAAAAGTAAACTGTTTCGAACCGCAGACAAATTAAGTAGCGCAATCTTTGAGTACATTATGGGAATACGAGTACTTAGAGCGCATGGGCAAGCTGATGGAGAGTTCCTCGAACTTGACGACAAAATGAAAAGTGCACGAGACGCTCATCTAAAATATGAAATGAGAGCGAGTTTAGCCCCAGCCGCATTCATTATTTTTTCTGAGTCAGGTTTTGCCAGCTTGATCATGTTTGGTCTTTATTTTATCGGGACAGAAACGCTTCCAATTACTGTTTTTTTGTTATTCTTACTTGTCTCAATGCAATTCTATCGCCCTCTCACGCAACTTGCCATTTTACTGACTCAATTTCAATATTTTAAGATTTCTATGTCTCGTATTGAAGGGGTATTAGAGCAAGAAGAACTGGAGGAAGAGACTGAGACTGTACTGAAAAACGAAGGTCATGAAGTGAGTTTCAATAATGTGCACTTTAGTTATCAAGATGCACCGTTTTTCAATCGTATGAATGTTACTTTTCCTGAGCGCTCTGTAACGGCGATAGTAGGACCGTCGGGATCAGGTAAATCAACAATGATGAGTTTGCTTGCTCGTTTTTGGGACACGGATGAAGGCACCATCACTATTGGCGGAAAGAATGTAAAAAACATGAGTCAAACCGAGATCTCTGAACATATTAGTATGGTTTTTCAAGAGGTTTACCTTTTTGACGATACTATCTATAACAATTTGGTGATGGGACAAGAAATTTCATCATCAAAATTGGAGATGGTTTGTCGTCAAGCTCAATGTTGGGAGTTCATTCATCGTTTTCCGGAAGGATTACAAACGATTGTCGGTGAGGGAGGGACGAGACTTTCTGGTGGTGAAAAACAACGAATTTCTATCGCCAGAGCGCTGATAAAATGTGCACCTATTGTTCTACTTGATGAGGCGACTTCGGCTTTGGATGCGAATAATGAAATGCTTGTACAAGGAGCTATTTCCTCTTTAGTGAAAGACAAAACAGTGATCGTCGTGGCTCATAATCTGTTGAATGTGGTCCATGCTGATCAGATAGTTGTCTTGGCTAATGGCAATATAGAAGCGATTGGTACCCATAAGCAGTTGATGAAATCGTCCAATGTATATAAAACACTGTGGAATGACCAGTTAGAATCGCAAGGCTGGGTTGCTTAA